The segment AGAGGCTCGTCGATTACTGATGCTGGAATATCCTGATTATGTGTACGCCTGCGTTCATCTTTCGCTGACGGAAGAAGACCGGATGGCCTCGCTTCCTGTCATCTTGGAAGAATTCGGGCGGTTCAGGAAACCGGTATTTATTGCCGGCGACTGGAATGCGACTTCTGAGTCCTTGTTTATTCAGGAAGTCCTGAAGCATTTTGTCCTGCTGACGGCTGCCGATGAATATACTTTCCCGGCTGATACGCCGAATTGTACATTAGATTATATTGCCGTGAGCAAACTGGTTCCGGTCACCTTCAGGAAACGGGAAGCCGAGGTGGTGGATGCGCCTGTCGAGTCAGACCATCGTCCTGTGGTTGTCCGCACGCAATGGCAATACGAAAGAAAGAAATAATGGTCTTACCTTTTCATTTATAACGCATGAAGATTAATACGGAAGAACTGGAAGAGACGATACAGCCGGTCAAGCAGACCGATCTGATCTATGGAATAGAAGATCGTCCGCCTTTTAAGGATGCTTTATTTGCCGCCGTGCAGCATCTGCTGGCTATATTCGTAGCCATCATTACTCCTCCTCTGATTATCGCGAGTGCCTTGAAGCTCGATTTGGAAACCACCGGTTTCCTGGTTTCAATGGCTTTGTTCGCCTCGGGTATTTCTACCTTTATTCAGTGCCGCCGCTTTGGTCCGATCGGAGCGGGACTGCTTTGTATTCAGGGTACGAGCTTTTCATTCATCGGTCCGATTATTTCGGCCGGACTCATGGGCGGACTGCCTTTGATTTTCGGTTCGTGTATGGCGGCCGCGCCGGTCGAGATGATTGTCAGCCGGACGTTTAAGTATATGCGCAAC is part of the Parabacteroides sp. AD58 genome and harbors:
- a CDS encoding endonuclease/exonuclease/phosphatase family protein; translation: MLKDSRYGIWCLLLGIAACLFSCRPSVKETCLMSYNIRNGRGLDDSISYTRIAEVIRRVNPDLVALQELDSMTQRSGQTYVLGELARLTGMYDVYAPAIDYDGGKYGIGMLAKEKPLHVYSRALPGREEARRLLMLEYPDYVYACVHLSLTEEDRMASLPVILEEFGRFRKPVFIAGDWNATSESLFIQEVLKHFVLLTAADEYTFPADTPNCTLDYIAVSKLVPVTFRKREAEVVDAPVESDHRPVVVRTQWQYERKK